A single genomic interval of Negativicutes bacterium harbors:
- a CDS encoding M14 family metallopeptidase encodes MARKVPISFDRYYKYDEIMQYLNDVVTAYPQLASLESIGKSYEKREIPALTLTDRKSGAPENKSALYVEANIHAGEVTGSMTALNLIDLLLSGADEDVKIQRLLEKYTFYILPRVNPDGAEYYLTTPNTLRSSVRPWPELDMENLPGLHPQDIDGNGMILQMRLRDDKRGAWKISKRDARLLLPREPWDSDEAFYRLLPEGLINNYNGEPFEVVRSPFNLDMNRNFPSNWNPGVQGGGDYPTSEPEVRGVVEFITAHPNIALANSYHTSGGIFFRNPYQYGDEAIDAMDLKCIRAVAAEGTKVTGYPDVKSSNRACLPEWLYEHKGVIGFTTELWDRIGQAGIDRAAAAKAATPEEKEEIQIRLLQWNDRVLAGAGFCNWQTFAHPQLGSVEIGGWDPKYNLQNPPTFLLAGETYKNALWAIREAACLPHLCFDEIKQEKLDDKLWKITAAVINDGFLPTNITNKALSLKAVKPDSVSLEGAEILNGKKSIPLGNLQGYANAHFSGGWGPAVPTSLGKAAWLVKAAAGDQITLTARSVRGGKAVSSFYLSE; translated from the coding sequence TTGGCGCGTAAAGTTCCCATTTCATTTGACCGTTACTACAAATACGACGAGATCATGCAATATCTCAATGATGTCGTCACCGCTTACCCTCAGCTGGCATCATTAGAAAGCATTGGCAAGAGCTATGAGAAGCGTGAGATTCCGGCTCTGACGCTCACCGACCGCAAAAGCGGCGCACCGGAAAACAAATCTGCGCTCTATGTGGAAGCGAACATTCACGCCGGAGAGGTCACCGGCAGTATGACCGCTCTCAATTTGATCGATCTCTTGCTGAGCGGCGCCGATGAGGATGTGAAAATCCAGCGTCTGCTGGAAAAATATACATTTTATATCCTGCCGCGTGTCAATCCGGACGGCGCGGAATATTATCTGACCACGCCGAACACCCTGCGCTCCTCCGTACGGCCATGGCCGGAACTTGACATGGAAAATCTGCCGGGGCTGCATCCTCAGGATATTGACGGTAATGGCATGATTCTGCAAATGCGTTTGCGCGATGACAAGCGCGGCGCCTGGAAAATCAGCAAACGTGATGCCCGTCTGCTGCTGCCCAGAGAGCCCTGGGACAGTGACGAAGCCTTCTATCGTCTGCTGCCGGAAGGTTTAATCAACAATTACAACGGCGAGCCGTTTGAAGTTGTGCGTTCCCCTTTCAATTTGGATATGAACCGCAACTTCCCTTCCAACTGGAATCCGGGCGTACAGGGCGGCGGCGATTATCCCACCAGCGAGCCGGAAGTCCGCGGCGTAGTGGAGTTTATTACCGCGCATCCCAATATCGCCCTGGCCAATTCCTATCATACCTCCGGCGGCATCTTCTTCCGCAATCCCTACCAATACGGTGATGAGGCGATTGACGCCATGGATTTGAAATGTATCCGTGCCGTTGCTGCCGAAGGGACCAAAGTCACCGGCTATCCGGATGTGAAATCCAGCAACCGCGCCTGCCTGCCGGAATGGCTGTATGAGCACAAAGGTGTGATCGGTTTTACTACCGAGCTCTGGGACAGAATCGGCCAGGCCGGGATCGACCGCGCCGCAGCGGCAAAAGCGGCTACCCCGGAAGAAAAAGAAGAAATTCAAATTCGCCTGCTGCAGTGGAATGACCGCGTTTTAGCCGGTGCCGGCTTCTGTAATTGGCAAACCTTTGCACATCCGCAGCTTGGCAGTGTCGAAATCGGCGGTTGGGATCCCAAATACAATCTGCAGAATCCCCCCACCTTCCTGTTGGCCGGTGAAACTTATAAGAACGCCTTATGGGCGATTCGGGAAGCGGCTTGTCTGCCCCATCTCTGCTTTGATGAAATCAAACAAGAAAAACTGGATGACAAGCTTTGGAAAATCACGGCTGCCGTGATCAATGATGGCTTCTTGCCGACCAATATCACCAACAAAGCCCTGAGCTTAAAAGCAGTCAAACCGGACTCTGTCAGTCTGGAAGGCGCCGAGATTCTCAACGGCAAAAAATCGATCCCGCTGGGAAACCTGCAGGGTTATGCCAACGCTCATTTCAGCGGCGGCTGGGGTCCTGCGGTTCCCACCAGTTTAGGCAAAGCCGCCTGGCTGGTCAAAGCTGCGGCTGGAGATCAAATCACCTTAACCGCCAGGAGCGTCCGCGGCGGCAAAGCTGTCAGCAGCTTCTATTTAAGCGAATGA
- a CDS encoding rhomboid family intramembrane serine protease: protein MLKKIRYNSPVVLTFVALALMALGLNRLTNGESNRLVFSVYRSSWSDPLTYLRLFCHPFGHSDWAHLSSNMMLLLLTGPMLEEKYGSLRLSLIMFITAIVTGLVQMVFFETALLGASGIVFAFIILCSMTGLERGGIPLTFLIISGIYLGGEIYAAVTITDNISQITHIAGGLVGAISGFAFLPKKPKPPGTSEATVMPNEKPTEPVVSGFPTEQLN, encoded by the coding sequence ATGCTGAAAAAAATACGTTACAATTCCCCGGTGGTGCTAACCTTTGTCGCGCTTGCTCTCATGGCTTTGGGTTTGAATCGACTGACCAATGGCGAAAGCAATCGTCTGGTCTTTTCGGTTTACCGCAGTTCCTGGTCGGATCCGTTGACCTATTTGCGCTTATTCTGTCATCCCTTCGGTCATTCCGATTGGGCGCATTTGAGCAGCAACATGATGCTGCTGCTGCTGACCGGTCCAATGCTGGAAGAAAAATACGGCAGCCTGCGCTTATCTCTGATTATGTTCATTACGGCAATTGTCACAGGATTGGTCCAGATGGTCTTTTTTGAGACCGCCTTGCTGGGAGCCAGCGGCATTGTGTTCGCCTTCATCATCCTCTGTTCGATGACGGGTTTGGAACGCGGCGGCATCCCCCTCACCTTTTTGATCATCAGCGGCATTTATCTGGGCGGAGAAATTTATGCTGCGGTCACCATCACAGACAACATTTCTCAAATCACGCATATCGCCGGCGGTCTGGTTGGCGCCATCAGCGGCTTTGCTTTCCTGCCGAAAAAGCCCAAACCGCCCGGCACATCGGAAGCAACCGTCATGCCGAACGAAAAACCGACGGAACCGGTGGTTAGCGGTTTCCCCACTGAACAATTGAATTAA